The Campylobacter sp. RM10537 genome has a segment encoding these proteins:
- a CDS encoding DMSO/selenate family reductase complex A subunit — protein sequence MQQNRRDFLKWSSLFGGLALTPMQLSSNLLKTSPMVIKWAGCNVNCGTKCPIKVHTQDGIIKYVSTDNEGKDEFDTRQARACVRGRSSRYKVYNANRLKRPLKRVGKRGEGKFMPISWEQAFDEIALKMKETKDKYGNEAFFITYATGSYGSLLGNCYGSLSPFARLLSLYGGYLNYHNSYSTAQITNAMNYFYGGSPASDIATLRSAKLAIFFGANHVETRMGGGGIGYAYHKALEESNCKIIHIDPRYNDSCIGHCDEWIPIAPGTDAALIAALAYVMIKENLLDRKFLDTYTIGFSESTLPSDAPKNSSYESYVLGICDGIEKTPEWASKITKIPSRRIIQLAREIALTKPCFIEQGWGVQRHSNGEQNARAIATLACMIGSIGIEGGNTGCRTGTSIYYDLMTIPCKNPIKDSIPCFLYTDAIYRGKEMTDLSDGVRGTKQLKQNIKFIFNISGNCLTNQHSTIKEVNRILSDESLCECIVDINVTRTPSNNYADYILPDATTLEQEDFILPSAGYYSNRPYIIYCQKAIEPVGEAKPIYEMCIELAKRLGIEQEFSEGKTQKDWLKYLYEESMKKNPLLPNFEEMREKGLVKFNPVKPVVALEDFIKDPINHPLKTPSGKIEIYSNELAKMQKTWKLREGQQIVPIPVFESQREGILDPLKEKYPLQFYGYHYKGRTHSSFWEIPQIRETNPQEIWINPIDAQARGIKTGDIIQVRNDLGIIQGMAKVTPKIIPGCAVTPQGSWAKYENGIDMGTCVNSLASIVPTAISKGNGQHSILVEIAKV from the coding sequence ATGCAGCAAAATCGTAGAGATTTTTTAAAATGGAGTTCCTTGTTTGGTGGTTTAGCTTTAACTCCTATGCAACTAAGCTCAAATTTATTAAAAACTTCTCCTATGGTAATAAAATGGGCAGGATGCAATGTAAATTGTGGAACAAAATGTCCTATTAAAGTTCATACTCAAGATGGAATTATAAAATACGTTAGCACAGACAATGAAGGAAAAGATGAATTTGACACACGTCAAGCTAGAGCTTGTGTTAGAGGTAGAAGTTCAAGATATAAGGTTTATAATGCCAATCGTCTTAAAAGACCTTTAAAAAGAGTAGGAAAAAGAGGTGAAGGTAAATTTATGCCTATTTCTTGGGAACAAGCATTTGATGAAATCGCTTTAAAAATGAAAGAAACTAAAGATAAATATGGAAATGAAGCATTTTTTATCACTTATGCTACAGGTTCATATGGCTCATTACTTGGAAATTGTTACGGTTCCTTATCTCCTTTTGCAAGACTTTTAAGCTTATATGGAGGTTATTTAAATTATCATAATTCTTATTCAACAGCTCAAATTACAAATGCTATGAATTATTTTTATGGAGGATCTCCAGCGAGCGATATTGCGACTCTGCGTTCTGCAAAACTCGCTATCTTTTTTGGCGCCAATCATGTAGAAACTAGAATGGGTGGAGGTGGTATAGGCTATGCTTATCACAAAGCTTTAGAAGAAAGCAATTGTAAGATTATCCATATTGATCCAAGATATAATGACTCTTGCATAGGGCATTGTGATGAATGGATTCCAATAGCTCCTGGAACAGATGCAGCTTTAATTGCAGCTTTAGCTTATGTTATGATTAAAGAAAATTTGCTTGATAGGAAATTTCTTGATACTTATACTATAGGTTTTAGCGAAAGCACCCTACCAAGCGATGCACCTAAAAATTCAAGTTATGAAAGTTATGTTTTAGGGATTTGTGATGGCATAGAAAAAACTCCTGAGTGGGCCAGTAAAATCACAAAAATTCCATCTCGCCGCATCATTCAACTTGCAAGAGAAATTGCTTTAACTAAACCTTGCTTTATCGAGCAAGGGTGGGGAGTGCAAAGGCATTCTAATGGGGAACAAAATGCAAGAGCTATTGCAACGTTAGCCTGTATGATAGGCAGCATAGGCATAGAAGGAGGCAATACAGGTTGTCGTACTGGAACAAGTATTTATTATGATTTGATGACTATACCTTGCAAAAACCCTATTAAAGATTCTATCCCTTGTTTTTTATATACTGATGCTATTTATCGTGGTAAAGAAATGACAGATCTTAGTGATGGAGTGCGAGGGACAAAACAACTCAAACAAAATATCAAGTTTATTTTTAATATATCTGGCAATTGTTTAACCAATCAACACAGCACTATTAAAGAAGTTAATCGTATTTTAAGCGATGAAAGTCTGTGTGAATGCATTGTTGATATTAATGTTACAAGAACTCCATCGAATAATTATGCTGATTATATTTTACCTGATGCTACAACTTTAGAGCAAGAAGATTTTATTCTTCCTAGCGCAGGATATTATAGCAATAGACCTTATATTATTTATTGCCAAAAAGCTATAGAGCCTGTAGGTGAAGCAAAACCTATTTATGAAATGTGTATTGAACTTGCTAAGAGATTAGGTATAGAGCAAGAATTTAGCGAAGGAAAAACCCAAAAAGATTGGTTAAAATATCTTTATGAAGAAAGCATGAAAAAAAATCCACTCTTGCCAAATTTTGAAGAAATGCGTGAAAAAGGACTTGTAAAATTTAATCCAGTCAAACCCGTTGTCGCACTTGAAGATTTTATAAAAGATCCTATCAATCATCCTTTAAAAACCCCTAGTGGAAAAATCGAAATTTATAGTAATGAACTTGCCAAAATGCAAAAAACTTGGAAATTAAGAGAAGGGCAACAAATTGTTCCTATTCCTGTATTTGAAAGTCAAAGAGAGGGTATACTTGATCCTTTAAAAGAAAAATATCCTTTACAATTTTATGGATATCACTATAAAGGGAGGACTCATTCTAGTTTTTGGGAAATTCCACAAATTAGAGAAACAAATCCTCAAGAAATCTGGATAAATCCTATAGATGCACAAGCAAGAGGTATTAAAACAGGTGATATTATCCAAGTTAGAAATGACTTAGGTATTATCCAAGGAATGGCAAAGGTAACGCCAAAAATCATACCAGGCTGTGCAGTCACTCCTCAAGGATCTTGGGCTAAATATGAAAATGGTATCGATATGGGAACTTGTGTTAATTCTTTGGCAAGTATAGTACCAACTGCTATTTCAAAAGGTAATGGACAACATTCTATTTTAGTAGAAATTGCAAAAGTTTAA